CACGCCCGGCTGGAGCCGGCCGTTGGCGTCCAGCGCGCCGGAGACGAGGTTGCGCCGCAGGTTGACGTCGCGGGTGTCGAGGACCCGGGTGGGCGGGACGGCGACGGAGGTGGTGGCCCACTCGCTCGTCCACACCCAGCCGCTGGTCTCGGCCCGGTCGGTCCGGACGTACAGGCCGCGCTCCTGGTCGACGGCCACGGTCCCCGGCGCGGCGTTCAGCGTGGCCGCCGCGGAGAGCGCGCCGGGCACCAGCCGCAGCGGCGCGCCGGAGCCGTTCGCCAGATGCAGCGGGGTCTGCCCGGCGTCGTGCAGCAGCGTGGTGCTGGCGGCGCCGGCGTCGTTGGTCGTACCCAGGACGAGGTCGCCACCCGGGGCCGCCTGGGCGGTGCCCGGCAGGCCCACCGCGGCGACCACGCCCGCGCCCGCGCCACCTGCGGCGACCGTGGCGGCGCGGCGCAGCAGGCGCCGCCGCTCCGGGTCGTGGTCAGAGTCCTGTTGCGGCGTCATACGCACACCCCCGTGACGAGATTCGACGCCGAATGCTCGCACGAGATCAGGTACCGCTCAACCAGCCGTCCGGTGCGTAGACGGCGACGGCCCCGCCCGCGGATGGCGGGACGGGGCCGTCGACGGCGTCGCTCAGCAGCCGGGCAGGCGCTCGATCAGGTAACGCTCCACCTGGTCCAGGGAGACCCGCTCCTGGGCCATGGTGTCCCGGTTGCGCACGGTCACCGCGTCGTCGTCGAGGGTGTCGAAGTCGACGGTGACGCAGAACGGGGTGCCGATCTCGTCCTGCCGGCGGTAGCGGCGGCCGATCGCCTGCGAGTCGTCGAACTCGACCACCCAGCGCTTGCGCAGCTGCGCGGCGAGGCCCTTGGCCTTCGGCGAGAGCGCCTCGTTGCGCGACAGCGGCAGCACCGCCACCTTGACCGGGGCGAGCCGCGGGTCGAAGCGCATCACGGTGCGCTTGTCCACGCCGCCCTTGGTGTTCGGCGCCTCGTCCTCGTCGTACGCCTCGAGCAGGAACGCCAGCACCGCGCGGGTGAGGCCGGCGGCCGGCTCGATGACGTACGGCAGCCAGCGCTCCTGCTTCGTCTGGTCGAAGTAGGACAGGTCGACGCCGGAGTGCTTGCTGTGCGTGGCGAGGTCGAAGTCGGTCCGGTTGGCGATGCCCTCCAGCTCGGCGAACTCGCTGCCGCCGAACCGGAACCGGTACTCGATGTCGACGGTGCGCTTCGAGTAGTGGGAGAGCTTCTCCTTCGGGTGCTCGTACAGGCGCAGGTTGTCCGCCGACAGGCCGAGGTCGAGGTACCAGTTCCAGCGCTCCTGGAGCCAGTACTCGTGCCACTGCTCGTCCGAGCCCGGCTCGACGAAGAACTCCATCTCCATCTGCTCGAACTCGCGGGTGCGGAAGATGAAGTTGCCCGGGGTGATCTCGTTGCGGAACGACTTGCCGGTCTGCGCGATGCCGAACGGCGGCTTCTTGCGGGCGACCGTCTCGACGTTCTTGTAGTTGACGAAGATGCCCTGGGCGGTCTCCGGGCGCAGGTAGTGCAGGCCCTCGTCGCTCTCCACCGGGCCGAGGAAGGTCTTCATCAGACCGTTGAACATCTTCGGCTCGGTGAAGGTGCCCTTGTTGCCGCAGTTCGGGCAGTTCAGCTCCTGCAACGAGGTCAGCGGCTTGCCGTGCTTCTCGGCGTACGCCTCCTCGAGGTGGTCGGCGCGGAACCGCTTGTGGCAGGACTGGCACTCGGTGAGCGGGTCGACGAACTCGGCGATGTGGCCGCTGGCCTCCCAGACCTTGCGGGCCAGGATGACCGCGGAGTCCAGGCCGACGACGTCGTCGCGCTGCTGGACCATGCTCTTCCACCACTGCCGGCGGACGTTCTCCTTCAACTCCACGCCGAGCGGACCGTAGTCCCACGCCGACCGGGTGCCTCCGTAGATCTCGCTGGAGGGGAAGACGAAGCCTCGGCGCTTGGCGAGGCTGACGACGGCGTCGATACGGTCGGCTGGCATGTTTCCTCCTACGCCGACTGGCGGTCGGCGGGGACGTGACGTGGATGGAACGGAACAGTTCGGGACAACGGTACGACCAGCGGCACCCCGAGCCCAGCAGAATACCGGGGTCGGGTCAGTTGACCCCGCAGACCTCCAGCCCGGCCGTCTGCTGGTCGGGGGCGAGGGTCACCGTCTGCACGTCCTGCCCGCCACCGCTGAAGGTCACGTCGACCGGCACGGTGAGCGTGTTGGGATCGACGTCGCCGATCCGGTACGAGGCCACCGCCGGCTCGTCGGACACCCGCCGGGCGAACTCGCGGCGCGACTCGCGCCGCTGGGCGGAGTCGCAGAGCGTGTCGTACGCCTTGCCGTACTCCTTGCGCACCAGCGCGCCGTAGTAGGCGTCGGTGATCGCCTCGCCCTGCTCCTCGGTAGCCTGGATGCTGCTCACGGTCAGCCCGACCAGGGCCGTGCCGCCCCCGCCGCAGCAGATCAGCAGCGCCAGCGCGCCGGCCCCGAGCCCCAGCCAGAGCCGCTTGCGACTGCCCTCGGTGGGCGGCGCGGCGAACGGCGGGGCGACCCCCGGGCCTTGTGGCGGGGTGGGCACGCCGTCGGCGGACGGCGGGGCCTCGCCCCGGCCGGGCATCTCGGGGTACGGCGACGGTGCTGCCGGGCCGGGTGCGGTCATAGGAGCAGGGTAGTGCCCGCCGTCGCGCCGGTGCCCCCGCGCGCCCCGATCACCGGCGCGGGCGCCACGCCCGGTCACCGGTGCGGGTGGGTGGCCCGGTCGCTGGCGGCCACCACGACCTCGCCGGCCGGGGCGGCGCTGGCCAGCGTCTCGTACGCCGACGGCTCGTCGATCGACTCGGCGAGCAGCGGCACGGCGGCGATCTTGACGTCGAAGCCGCCCAGCCCCCGCCGGTACGCCCCGACCGACTCCCACTCGGTGAGCAGGCACCAGTGCCGTGGGTCGTCGAGTGCCCGCAGCAGTTCGCCGCGCAGGTAGCCGGGGCGGGCGGCGAGCGCGGCGAGCGCGGCGTGCGCCCGGGCGACGAAGTCGTCGGCGACATCGACGTCGACCACGAACCGGTTGGTCACCTGCACCGGGTTCCTCCTCGTAGAGTCTGTGGGATGCAGCGTACGCAGAACCCTGTGCTGGCCCGGCTGGCCCGGGCGAACCCGACCTCGGTGTTCCTCGCCACGCTGGTGCTGGTGCTGGTGGCCCTCTTCGCGCCGGGGCCGGTCGGCGGGGTGCTGCTGCTGGCGCTCGCCGCCGGGCTGGTCTGGCTGATGGTGGTCACCTGGCCGGTCCAGGCCCCCCGCACCCGGGTGGTGCGGCTGCTGATGCTGACCCTGTTGATCGCCGTGGCGCTGGCCAAGCTGCTCTGACATGCAATCATGCGTTTTTGACAATCATTCTCGTTCTCACGGAGAGTTGATGTCATGAACATCCGCTCCGCTCCGCGCGCCCTGGCCGCCGTCACCGCCCTGCTCGCCCTCGGCGGCACCGCCGCCTGCTCGTCCGCCGGCGCCGGCGCCGGCGCCGACCCGCAGCGGGTCGACGTGGTGGCCGCCTTCTACCCGTTGCAGTTCCTCGCCGAGCGGATCGGCGGCGACGCGGTCACGGTGAGCAACCTGGTCAAGCCGGGCGCGGAGCCGCACGACCTGGAACTCAACCCGGGCCAGGTGGGGCAGGTCACCGAGGCGGAGCTGGTCGTCTACCTCAAGGGCTTCCAGCCGGCGGTGGACGAGGCCGTCGCGCAGAACGCCGGCGACCGGGCCTTCGACGTGTCGACCGTGCAGCCGCTGCTGACCGCCGCGCAGGCCGGCCACGACCACGACCACGAGGGCGAGGGCGAGGGTGAGGCCGGTCACGCCGAGGAGGAGGCCGGCGGCCCCGACCCGCACCTCTGGCTCGACCCGACCCGGCTGGCCACCGTCGGCGACAAGCTGGCCGCCCGGCTCGGCGCGGCCGACCCGGATCGGGCCGCCGACTACACCGCCCGGGCCACCGCGCTCCGTGGTGAGCTGGAGAAGCTCGACGCCGAGTTCACCGCCGGGCTGAAGACGTGCCAGCGCCGGGAGATCGTGGTGAGCCACACCGCCTTCGGCTACCTGACCGAGCGCTACCGGCTGGAGCAGGTCGGCATCGCCGGGCTCAGCCCGGAGAACGAGCCCAGCCCGAAGCGGCTGGCCGAGGTCGCCGAGGAGGCCCGGGAGCACAAGGCCACCACGATCTTCTTCGAGACGCTGGTCAGCCCCAAGGTCGCCAAGACCATCGCCACCGAGGTCGGCGCGAAGACCGCCGTGCTGGACCCGCTCGAAGGGCTGTCGAGCGACAACGGCGGGGACTACCTTTCGGTGATGCGTACCAACCTGCAGACCCTGAGGACGGCGTTGAGCTGCTCGTGACACCACCTGTCATCACCGTCGCGCACGGGGTGGTCGGCTACGACGGCCGCCCCGTGCTGCGTGACGTCTCGCTGTCCGTGACCGCCGGTGAGGTGGTCGCCGTCCTCGGCGCCAACGGCTCCGGCAAGTCCACCCTGATCCGCGCCGTGCTGGGCCTGGTGCCGCTGGCCGCCGGCTCCGTCGAACTCTTCGGCACCCCGCTGCGCCGGTTCCGGCAGTGGCGGCGCATCGGGTACGTGCCGCAGCGCCTCGGCGCCGGCGGTGGCGTACCGGCCACGGTGCGCGAGGTGGTGGCCTCCGGGCGGCTGGCCCGCCGGGGCGTGCTGCGCCCGCCGGGACGCGCCGACCGGGAGGCCGTCGAGGAGGCGCTGCGCGCCGTCGGGCTCGCCGACCGGGCCGGCGACCCGGTCGCCACCCTCTCCGGCGGCCAGCAGCAACGCACCCTGATCGCCCGGGCGCTGGCCGGACGGCCGGAGCTGCTGGTGCTCGACGAGCCCACCGCGGGCGTCGACGCGGCCAGCCAGGAGGCGTTCGCCGGGGCGCTGCGCGACTTCGTCGACGGTGGTGGCACCGTGCTGCTCGTCGCACACGAGCTGGGACCGCTGCGCCCGCTGATCAGCCGGGCGGTCGTCGTCCACCAGGGTGGCATCGCCCACGACGGCGCGGTGCCCGAGCCCGCCGGGCACCACGCCGAGCCCGATCACGACCACGTGCACCCGCACGGTCCCGACGAGCCCGCCGGGCTGTGGAGCAGCTGATCATGGAACTCTTCCAGTACCCCTACATGCAGCGCGCGCTGATCGGCGCGCTGGTCATCGGCCTGGCCGCCCCCGCGCTCGGCATCTACCTGGTGCAGCGGCGGCTGGCCCTGATCGGCGACGGCGTCGGACACGTGGCGCTGACCGGGGTCGGCGCGGGACTGCTGCTCAACCGCTCCCCGGTGCTGGTGGCGGTGCTGGTGGCGACCCTCGGCGCGGTCACCATCGAGCTGGTCCGGGCCCGGGGGCGCACCTCCGGCGACCTCGCGCTGGCGCTGCTCTTCTACGGCGGCATCGCCGGCGGCGTGATGCTCGTCGGGCTCTCCGACGCCACCAGCACGAACCTCAACGCGTACCTCTTCGGGTCGCTGACCACGATCTCGCCGCAGGACCTGACCACCATCGCGGTGCTCGGCGCGGCGATCCTCGTCACCATGCTGGCGCTGCGCCCCGCGCTCTTCGCGGTCTGCCACGACGAGGAGTACGCGAAGGTCTCCGGGCTGCCGGTGCGGACGTTGAACCTGCTGCTGGCGGTCGCCACCGCGGTCACCGTGACCATCGCCATGCGGGCCGTCGGCGTGCTGCTGATCAGCGCCCTGATGGTGGTCCCGGTGGCCACCGCCCAGCAGGTCACCCGGGGGTTCCGCAGCACCATGACCGCCGCGATGGCGCTCGGCCTCTTCGCCGCCGGCGCCGGGGTCTGGGTGGCGGCGACCGCCGACACCGCCCCGGGCGCCTCGGTGGTGCTGCTGGCCATCGCCTCGTTCCTGGTGGTGGCGGTCGCCGCCGCGGCCTGGCGGGTGCTGCGCCGCCGGGCCACGCCCGCCGCCGCGCCGACCCCCGAACCGCACGAGGTCGTCCTGCGTTGACGCCGCCCCGCAGTCCGTCGGCGGTATTGGTTACCGTTGCAGGGTGACCGTCACCAACGGATACGACGCCTACGAGGGCGCGGGCGACCTGCTGCGCGCCCTCTCGGCCCCGATCCGGCTGGCGATCGTGAGCGAACTCGCGCAGGGTGAGCGGTGTGTGCACGAGCTGGTGGAGAAGCTCGGCGCCCCGCAGCCGCTGGTCTCCCAGCACCTGCGGGTGCTGCGGGGCGCCGGCGTGGTACGCGGCTCCCGGCGCGGCCGGGAGATCGCGTACGCCCTGGTCGACGAGCACGTCGCGCACATCGTGGCGGACGCGGTCAGCCACGCCGGGGAGGGATCGTGAACGAGCGCGGCGAGTGGGGAATCCGGCGGCCTCGACCGCTCGACGGCCGCGGGGAGGCGGGGACATGAGCGAGACAGCGGCGCTGCGGAACACCCGGCAGCGCACGGCGGTGAGCACCCTGCTCGCCGAGGTGGAGGGCTTCCACAGCGCGCAGGACCTGCACGCCATGCTGCGGGACCGGGGCGAGCGGGTCGGGCTCACCACCGTCTACCGCACCCTCCAGGGGCTCGCCGACGCGGGCGAGATCGACGTGATGCGCCCGCCGGGCGGTGAGCACCTCTACCGGCGGTGCAGCGAGGGGCACCACCACCACCTGGTCTGCCGGGCCTGCGGCCGTACGGTCGAGGTGGCCGGCCCGGCGGTGGAGACCTGGGCCGAGCGGGTGGCGGCCCAGCACGGCTTCTCCGACGTCAGCCACACCATGGAGATCTTCGGCACCTGCCCGCAGTGCGCCGGCTGACCGACGAGGGATGCCGGGCGGGGCGTGCCGTGACACGCTGTCCGGCGTGAAGATCTACGCTGATCGCTTCCCCGTCTTCCTCCGTCAGCTGCTCACCGACCTGCTCGTGGCCGTCTGGGTGTACGCCGCGATCCGCTTCGCCCTGTGGCTGCACGACCTGGTGCAGCGGCTCGCCGTACCCGGTCGGAAGCTGGAGGGGGCGGGCGGCGGTCTCGCCGACAACCTGGCCGACGCCGGCGGCAAGGTCGGCCGGGTGCCGCTGGTCGGCGACGAGCTGACCGCGCCCTTCACCCGGGCCGCGGACGCCGCCCGCTCGGTCGCCGAGGCGGGCCGCGACCAGCAGGAGCTGGTCGGCCAGCTCGCCCTGGCGTTGAGCGTCGCGGCGCTGGTCTTCCCGCTCGGGCTGGTGCTGTTCGGCTGGCTGCCGCTGCGGGTGCGGTGGATGCGCCGGGCGTCCTCGGCGAAGGCACTCGCCGCCGCGCCGGCCGGACGGGACCTGCTGGCCCTGCGCGCCCTGGTCGGGCAGCCGCTGCGGAAGCTGACGACGATCGATCCGGACGTGGCCGAGGGGTGGCGGCGCGGCGACGACGCCACCGTCGACGCGCTCGCCGCGCTGGAGCTGCGTCGACTCGGCCTGCGGAGCGGCCGCTAAGGTCGTCGGGTGTTCTACTTCCTGGTCGTCATCGCCGCCCTGTTGCTCGGCTACGCCGCCGTGCTGGTGACCTTCGTCCGCAAGGGGCGCAAGATCCCGCCCGCGGCGTACCTGGGGCTGGCCGCGCTCAACGGGCTCATCCTGGCCGCCGTGCTGGCCTGGGCGATCGCCCGCTGACCCGGCCGCCGGCGGGGTCGTCGGGCGGGCCCGGCCGCGCGGTGCGGCAGGTGACGGTGTCCGGGCGGTCGGAGACCGTCACCTGCCGCGCTCCGCGTCGGTCCGGGCCGCAGCGCCGCCCGAGGTCGGCGCTGCGGCGGGACGCGCCGCCCGAGGTCAGCGCTGCGGCGGGATGCGGCGACGCACGTCCTCGGCGGTGGAGGGGCCGGCCTGCCAGCGCGCCACCCAGGGGGCGTCGGCCGGCGGGGTGATCACGCCCGCCTCCAGCCCGGCGTACCGGCCGGCGAGGATGCGCTTCGCGGCGGCCACGTCGACGGAGTCGGTGTTCTGCCACAGGGCGGTGAAGAGCTGCTCGACCCGGACCCGGGCCTGGCGGCAGAACAGGTCGGCCAGCTCGACGTTCTCCGGGCGGGTGTCCTTCTCCGCGTACGCCCGGACGCAGACCGCGCTCATCGCGAACAGCTCCGCGCCGATGTCCACCACCCGGCCCAGGAACGCCTGCTTGCGCTCCATCTTCCCCTGCCAGCGGGACATCGCGTAGAAGGTGGAGCGGGCCAGCTTGCGGCTGTACCGCTCGACCTGGCGCAGGTGGCCG
This genomic interval from Micromonospora coxensis contains the following:
- a CDS encoding glycine--tRNA ligase; amino-acid sequence: MPADRIDAVVSLAKRRGFVFPSSEIYGGTRSAWDYGPLGVELKENVRRQWWKSMVQQRDDVVGLDSAVILARKVWEASGHIAEFVDPLTECQSCHKRFRADHLEEAYAEKHGKPLTSLQELNCPNCGNKGTFTEPKMFNGLMKTFLGPVESDEGLHYLRPETAQGIFVNYKNVETVARKKPPFGIAQTGKSFRNEITPGNFIFRTREFEQMEMEFFVEPGSDEQWHEYWLQERWNWYLDLGLSADNLRLYEHPKEKLSHYSKRTVDIEYRFRFGGSEFAELEGIANRTDFDLATHSKHSGVDLSYFDQTKQERWLPYVIEPAAGLTRAVLAFLLEAYDEDEAPNTKGGVDKRTVMRFDPRLAPVKVAVLPLSRNEALSPKAKGLAAQLRKRWVVEFDDSQAIGRRYRRQDEIGTPFCVTVDFDTLDDDAVTVRNRDTMAQERVSLDQVERYLIERLPGC
- a CDS encoding Rv0361 family membrane protein, with protein sequence MPTPPQGPGVAPPFAAPPTEGSRKRLWLGLGAGALALLICCGGGGTALVGLTVSSIQATEEQGEAITDAYYGALVRKEYGKAYDTLCDSAQRRESRREFARRVSDEPAVASYRIGDVDPNTLTVPVDVTFSGGGQDVQTVTLAPDQQTAGLEVCGVN
- a CDS encoding antibiotic biosynthesis monooxygenase family protein, which gives rise to MQVTNRFVVDVDVADDFVARAHAALAALAARPGYLRGELLRALDDPRHWCLLTEWESVGAYRRGLGGFDVKIAAVPLLAESIDEPSAYETLASAAPAGEVVVAASDRATHPHR
- a CDS encoding DUF6703 family protein, which produces MQRTQNPVLARLARANPTSVFLATLVLVLVALFAPGPVGGVLLLALAAGLVWLMVVTWPVQAPRTRVVRLLMLTLLIAVALAKLL
- a CDS encoding metal ABC transporter substrate-binding protein, which translates into the protein MNIRSAPRALAAVTALLALGGTAACSSAGAGAGADPQRVDVVAAFYPLQFLAERIGGDAVTVSNLVKPGAEPHDLELNPGQVGQVTEAELVVYLKGFQPAVDEAVAQNAGDRAFDVSTVQPLLTAAQAGHDHDHEGEGEGEAGHAEEEAGGPDPHLWLDPTRLATVGDKLAARLGAADPDRAADYTARATALRGELEKLDAEFTAGLKTCQRREIVVSHTAFGYLTERYRLEQVGIAGLSPENEPSPKRLAEVAEEAREHKATTIFFETLVSPKVAKTIATEVGAKTAVLDPLEGLSSDNGGDYLSVMRTNLQTLRTALSCS
- a CDS encoding metal ABC transporter ATP-binding protein — translated: MTPPVITVAHGVVGYDGRPVLRDVSLSVTAGEVVAVLGANGSGKSTLIRAVLGLVPLAAGSVELFGTPLRRFRQWRRIGYVPQRLGAGGGVPATVREVVASGRLARRGVLRPPGRADREAVEEALRAVGLADRAGDPVATLSGGQQQRTLIARALAGRPELLVLDEPTAGVDAASQEAFAGALRDFVDGGGTVLLVAHELGPLRPLISRAVVVHQGGIAHDGAVPEPAGHHAEPDHDHVHPHGPDEPAGLWSS
- a CDS encoding metal ABC transporter permease, producing MELFQYPYMQRALIGALVIGLAAPALGIYLVQRRLALIGDGVGHVALTGVGAGLLLNRSPVLVAVLVATLGAVTIELVRARGRTSGDLALALLFYGGIAGGVMLVGLSDATSTNLNAYLFGSLTTISPQDLTTIAVLGAAILVTMLALRPALFAVCHDEEYAKVSGLPVRTLNLLLAVATAVTVTIAMRAVGVLLISALMVVPVATAQQVTRGFRSTMTAAMALGLFAAGAGVWVAATADTAPGASVVLLAIASFLVVAVAAAAWRVLRRRATPAAAPTPEPHEVVLR
- a CDS encoding ArsR/SmtB family transcription factor — protein: MTVTNGYDAYEGAGDLLRALSAPIRLAIVSELAQGERCVHELVEKLGAPQPLVSQHLRVLRGAGVVRGSRRGREIAYALVDEHVAHIVADAVSHAGEGS
- a CDS encoding Fur family transcriptional regulator, giving the protein MSETAALRNTRQRTAVSTLLAEVEGFHSAQDLHAMLRDRGERVGLTTVYRTLQGLADAGEIDVMRPPGGEHLYRRCSEGHHHHLVCRACGRTVEVAGPAVETWAERVAAQHGFSDVSHTMEIFGTCPQCAG